In Helicobacter anatolicus, the sequence ATGATCAAGATAAAGTTATTTCTTTGAAAAAAGCTTTTTTACTTGATGATGGTTCTATAGATTTATGTGGCAAAATTATCTATAGTTTAAGATAAAAATGGGAGAATGAAATGGGCGAGATTATTGCTATTGCTAATCAAAAAGGCGGAGTGGGAAAAACAACTACCGCTGTTAATTTGGCTGCTTCATTAGCATTAGCAGAAAAAAATGTGCTTCTTATTGATTTTGATCCTCAATCAAATGCGACAACTAGTCTTGGTTTTGGTCGTAAGGATATTGATTTTGATATTTATCATGTTTTAATGGGAAGTAAAAGGCTCTCTGAAATTATTCGAGAGACAGAAATGTCGCATATGCATTTAGCTCCTTCTAATATTGGATTAGTAGGATTGGAAAAAGAGTTTTATAAAAAAACTAGTGGAAGGGAACTATTGCTTAGAAAAAGTCTTCAAGAAGTTGAGGAATTTTATGATTATATTATAATTGATTCTCCTCCTGCGTTAGGACCTTTGACGATTAATGTTTTAAGTGCATCGCATTCTGTGATTATTCCTATACAATGTGAGTTTTTTGCATTGGAAGGGTTGGCACAACTTTTAAATACGATTAAATTATTGCGAGAAAATATTAATCCAAATTTAGAGATTAAGGGATTTTTACCAACAATGTATTCTGCGCAAAATAATCTTTCTAAGCAAGTTTTGACAGATCTTTCTATGCATTTTGGGACAAAATTATTTAAAAACTATGGTGATAAAAATCAGGCGTATGTAATCATTCCAAGAAGTGTAAAGCTTGCAGAGTCTCCAAGTTTTGGTAAGCCTATTTTGCTTTATGATATTAAATCAAACGGAAGTGTTGCATATCAAAATTTAGCACAATCAATTTTGCGGAGTAGATAAACATGGCAAAAAAACAAGCATTGGGTAGGGGGTTGGACGCAATATTTGGCGATGTAGAGCAGGCATATAGAAATAATTTAAGTGATCACAGAGAAAAATTGGTGGAGCTTGATATTAATCTTATTAAGCCAAATCCCTATCAACCAAGAAAAATTTTTCAAGAGGAAAGCATAAAAGAGCTTGCAGAATCTATAGAAGAACATGGATTATTGCAACCTATTATTGTATATCAAGATGAAGATGACGGGTATGCACTTATTGCTGGTGAGCGTAGATTGCGTGCTAGCAAACTTGCAGGCAAGGATAGTATCAGAGCAATTATTGCAGATATCGATTTAGCTAAATTAAGAGAATTGGCTTTGATTGAAAATATACAAAGAGAGAACCTTAATCCTATTGATTTAGCAAAATCTTATCAAGAGCTCTTGGAAGATTATAAAATTACACATGAAGAACTTGCACAAAAAATTAAAAAATCTCGAGCACAGATTACAAATACCTTGCGTTTATTAAGTTTAATTCCTGAGATACAGATTGCATTGGTTGATGGGAGAGTGACACAAGGGCATGCAAAAGTATTGGTGGGATTAGAGGAGAGTGATCAAAAAATTCTTCTTAGTTCTATTTTGGGGCAAAAGCTTAGTGTGAGAGATACTGAAGAAATGGTGCAGAATTTCAAAAATAAAGGAAGAGAAAGGAGTGTGGATATTAAAAATCCTAAGAGGAATGGGTTATTAGATTTGCGAGATTTGCAAAGAGAGATAGAAAAAATGGATTTAAGAACAAAGGTTTCGCAAGATAAGATTATTATCGAATTTAAAAATCAAGAAGAAGTGCTACTTTTGGTGCAAAAGTTGCTGAAATAAAATATTAATTTAAGCTTTTTTTGTTAGAATCTCGTTCGATCATTGAAGAATAAGGAGTCGTGATGTCTACTGAGATAAATCTTCGTCTCATGTTTTTGGTATTTGTCGTTTTTATGGCGACTTTATATCTTTTAAATATTTGGTTATTTAAACCCTTAATGCATTTTATGGAAAGGCGTGATGGAGTTATTAATCAAGATGCACAAGAAATTACAGATAGTGAAAAAGAAATTATATATATTCAAGAAGAAATTGAGCAGATTATAAAACAAGCTAAGCTTGATGCAAAACAAATGACAGAAGAGGCATTGAGTGAAGCAAAAAATGTTTATGATTCTAAAATCGCGCGATATAAGGCGGAAAATCAGGCAAAAATTGATGGTTTTATGCAGAAGTTAGAAGAGGAGAAAAAAATGCTTAAAACACAGCTTGTTAGTGATAAAATTGCTCTTCAAGAAGTTATATATACTAAGATAAAAAATATATAATAAGGAAAGGGCAATGCGATTATTTTTATTAATTTTTGGAGCTTTTTCTAGTGTTTTTGCATCAATGGATGTGCAGTTAGCGGATACTGACTTTTTAGAAAGAGCTATTAATTTTATAATTTTTGTTGCAATATTATGGTTTTTGGTAGCAAAAAAAGCAAAGGCTTTTTTTGCTGCAAGAAGAAATAAAATTGCAGAGAGATTGTTGGAGGTTCAGGAAAAGCTTAAGCAGGCAAAAAAGAATAAGGAACAAGCATTAAGAAAGCTTGAAGAAGCAAAAGAAGTAGCTGCAGAAATCATTGCTAATGCAAAAAGAGAAGCTTATATGATTGCACAAAAAATGGAAGAGCAGTCAAGTGTCGATATTGAAAATATGATAAAAAATACAGAAAATCTTATGGAAATTGAACGAAAAAAGATGGAAAAAGAGGTGGTTTCTGAGATTTTAGAGGAAGTATTCAAGGAAAGTAAAATAAATGCTGCAGAGTATGTAAAAATACTTGAGAAAAAGGTGGTTTAAATGTTAGATTCAATTGCAAAACGATATGTGAAAGCAATTTTGCAAAGTTGGAATTTTGAACAGTTGGAAAAATTGCTAAAGGATTTAAATTTATTGCAGATAGCTTGTAAAACAAAGGATTTTCAGGATGCAATGCATTCTCCTTATTTAAATTTTATGCAGAAGCAAAAAATGATTTTTGAATTGGTGGATTCTCAGGATAAGCAGATACACAATCTCTTGTCTATTTTACTACAAAATAATCGTATTGAAATACTTCCTTATATTTATGATTTAATACAGCAGCATATAGCTTTTGAAAAGAAAGTTTATCATGGCGATATTTATTCAAAAGAAGAACTTGATGAAAAAATTGTTGCAAGTATCCAAGATAAACTTGCAAGACATTTTGAAGTAAGTTTAAATCTTGTGCAGCATAGATATGAAAAAGATGGAATAAGTTTAAAAATTGAAGGTTTAGGTGTGGAAATTTCTTTTTCAAAAGAGAGATTTTTTGATGATTTAAAATCTTATATATTAAAAGCAATTTAATTTAATGAGGAGTGAAAGTGACAAAATTAAAACCAGAAGAAATTAGTAATATTATTAAAGAGAGAATTAAAAATTTTGATGTAGAAGTAGATATTGCTCAGACAGGTAAAGTTATTTCCTATGCCGATGGTGTTGCAAAGGTTTATGGAATTAAAGATGTAATGTCTTATGAGATGGTAGAATTTGAAACTGGTGATAAAGGATTGGCATCAAACCTTGAAGAAGGAAGTGTGGGTGTTATTGTTTTGGGTGCTGGTAAGAATATTAAAGAAGGTGTATCTGTCAAAAGACTTGGTAGACTTATGAAAGTTCCTGTTGGCGAGGCCGTAGTGGGGCGCGTTATTAATGTTTTAGGGGAACCTCTTGATGGAAAGGGGCATATTGAGGCAAAAGAATATCGTTTTGTAGAACAAAAAGCCCCAGGAATTATGGATAGAAAATCAGTGCATGAGCCATTGCAAACTGGTATTAAGGCAATTGATGCACTTGTGCCAGTGGGTCGTGGTCAGAGAGAACTGATTATTGGAGATAGACAAACAGGAAAAACAACTGTGGCTATTGACACGATCATTAATCAAAAAGGACAAGGTGTTACTTGTATTTATGTGGCAATCGGTCAGAAAGAATCTACAGTTGCTCAAGTGGTGAGGAAGCTTGAAGAGCATGGTGCAATGGAGTATACAGTTGTTGTAAATGCTTCTGCTTCAGATTCTGCAGCAATGCAATTCCTCGCACCCTATACAGGTGTTACTATCGGAGAGTATTTTAGAGATAATGCGCAACATGCTCTAATTGTGTATGATGATTTAACAAAACATGCTGTTGCATATAGAGAAATGTCTTTGATTTTGAGACGTCCTCCAGGTCGTGAAGCATTCCCAGGAGATGTTTTTTATATTCATTCAAGATTGTTGGAGCGTGCCGCAAAGGTGAGTGATGAGAGAGGCGCAGGATCTTTAACAGCATTGCCAATTATTGAAACACAAGCTGGAGATGTTTCTGCATATATTCCAACAAATGTTATTTCGATTACAGATGGACAAATTTTCTTAGAAACAGATTTGTTTTTTTCTGGTATTCGTCCAGCGATTAATGTGGGCTTGTCAGTTTCTCGTGTTGGTGGTGCTGCTCAAATCAAGGCTACAAAACAAGTGGCAGGAACATTAAGACTTGACTTGGCCCAATATCGTGAATTGCAGGCTTTTGCACAATTTGCTTCTGATCTTGATGAGGTAAGTAGAAAACAACTTGATCGTGGTCAAAGAATGGTTGAAGTTTTAAAGCAAGGACCTTATTCTCCGTTGCCAATTGAAAAGCAAGTAGTGATTATTTATGCAGGAGCTAAAGGGTATTTAGATGATATTGCTGTAGATAATATTGTAGAATTTGAAAAAGGTTTATATGGTTTTATTGAAGAGAAAAAGCCAGAAATTTTTGAAAATATTAGAAGTAAAAAAGCATTAGATTCGGAAATAGAAACTATGTTAAAAGTTATTCTTGAAGAATATAAAAATGGATTTAGTAACTAGGAATAGAAATGGGAAATAATCTGAAAGAAATTCGTAAAAAGATTGTTAGCGTTCAAAATACACAAAAGACTACAAGAGCAATGAAGTTGGTTTCAACCTCTAAGCTTAAAAAAGCAGAAGAAATGGCACGACAATCTAGACTTTATGCTGAGAAGTTAAATGAAGTTTTTGATGACTTGATTGCAAAACTGAAGGCTAGAGGACTAAACAGCATTAACTCAAAATATTTTTTAAAATCAAATGAGCATAATGTTGGTGTGATTGATATTATTGTTGTTACTTCTGACAAGGGCCTTTGTGGTGGGTTTAATGCCGCTACAATTAAAGAGGCTATGCGTTTAAGAAGGTATTATCAAGATAAGGGGATTAAAGTTAGAATTCGTGGCATAGGAAGAAAGGGGATAGCGTATTTTACTTTTAATAATATTGAAGTATTAGATAAGGCAATTGGTTTATCTTCTATGCCAGATTATAACAAATCTACTCAATTTATTCGCAATGTGCTTGAAGATTTTTTAAGTGGAAAGACTGATGAGATTATTGTTTTGCATAATGGTTTTAAAAATATGCTTACTCAGGAATTAAAATCTCGAAAAATTATCCCTTTTGATTTGAATGATTGTGAAGAAGTAAAAAAAGATGACTTTATTTTAATTGAACCAGATGATGAGGAGGATAAAGTATTAGAAGAGCTTGCAGAAAAATATTTTGAATATAATATGTATTATGCCTTAATCGATTCTTTGGCTGCAGAGCATAGTGCAAGAATGCAAGCAATGGATGCGGCTACTAATAATGCAGGTGAGCTTGTAAAGAGTTTGACAGTTTCTTATAATAAAGCAAGGCAAGAGGCAATTACTACGGAGCTTGTAGAGATTAATGCCGGTGTTGAGGCGATGAAATAAAAAAATAAGGAGTTAGAATGAAAGGAAAAATTACACAAGTTATTGGTCCAGTAGTTGATGTAGATTTTGATACATATTTACCAGCTATTAACGAAGCTTTAGATATAAATTATGATGTGGATGGTGAGAAGAAGAATTTGGTTTTAGAGGTAGCCGCACATTTGGGTGATGGTCGTGTTAGAACTATTGCGATGGATATGACCGAAGGACTTACAAGAGGACAGGAGGTTATTGCGCGTGGTAAAATGATTGAGGTTCCTGTCGGTGAACAAGTATTGGGAAGAATTTTTAATGTTGTTGGAGAAGTTATTGATGGTGGTGAAGAGTTAAAGAATGTGCAAACTTGGCCTATTCATAGAGAAGCACCAAATTTTGAAAATCAATCTACAAAAACAGAAATGTTTGAAACAGGAATTAAGGTAGTTGATCTTTTAGCACCATATTCAAAAGGCGGTAAAGTTGGTTTATTTGGCGGTGCTGGTGTAGGTAAAACAGTTGTAATTATGGAACTTATTCATAATGTGGCATATAAGCATAGTGGATATTCTGTTTTTGCTGGTGTTGGTGAGAGAACTAGAGAAGGGAATGACCTGTATCATGAAATGAAAGAGGGTGGTGTTTTGGATAAAGTTGCTCTTTGTTATGGTCAAATGAATGAACCACCAGGGGCAAGAAATAGAATTGCATTTACTGGTTTGACGATGGCGGAGTATTTTAGAGATGAAAAAGGTCTTGATGTTTTGATGTTTATTGATAATATCTTTAGATACGCGCAATCTGGAGCTGAAATGTCAGCGCTTCTTGGACGTATACCATCTGCAGTGGGTTATCAACCAACATTAGCAAGTGAAATGGGGAAATTACAAGAAAGGATTACATCTACTAAAAAAGGTTCTATTACTTCTGTTCAAGCTGTTTATGTACCAGCAGATGACCTTACAGACCCAGCCCCAGCTTCTGTCTTTTCTCATCTTGATGCAAAGACAGTTTTAAATAGAAAAATAGCAGAAAAAGGAATTTATCCAGCAGTTGATCCATTAGATTCTAGTTCAAGAATATTGGACCCACAAGTGGTAGGTGAAGAGCATTATAGAATTGCTACAGGTATTCAACAAATTTTGCAAAAATATAAAGATCTTCAAGATATTATTGCTATTTTGGGTATGGATGAACTTTCAGAAGAAGATAAAAAAGTTGTCGAAAGAGCAAGAAAAATTGAAAAATTTTTATCTCAACCATTCTTTGTTGCAGAAGTATTTACAGGAAGTCCTGGTAAATATGTAACCTTAGAAGAGACTCTGGAGGGCTTCAAAGGAATTTTAGAAGGCCAGTATGATCATATACCTGAAAATGCATTTTATATGGTAGGAAATATTCAAGAAGCAATTGAAAAAGCAGAAAAGATGAAAAATGCTTAAGGAAAAAAAATGGCTTTAATGGTTAATGTTATTGCGCCCTATGGTAAAATTTTTAGTGATACTGTTGAAAGTATTACACTCCCTGGCAGTGAAGGTGAATTTGGTGTTTTAGATGGTCATAGTGACTTGTTATCATGTTTGAAAGTAGGAGTGATTGAGATTAATAGAAAATCTCAAAGGTCTCTTATTGCGATTAATTGGGGATATGCAAAAATTCAAGCCCATCAAGTTGATGTTTTGGTTGATAGTGCAGTATTGGTGGGTGATACAACAGGAGATATTGCAGAAGCAAT encodes:
- a CDS encoding ParA family protein, translating into MGEIIAIANQKGGVGKTTTAVNLAASLALAEKNVLLIDFDPQSNATTSLGFGRKDIDFDIYHVLMGSKRLSEIIRETEMSHMHLAPSNIGLVGLEKEFYKKTSGRELLLRKSLQEVEEFYDYIIIDSPPALGPLTINVLSASHSVIIPIQCEFFALEGLAQLLNTIKLLRENINPNLEIKGFLPTMYSAQNNLSKQVLTDLSMHFGTKLFKNYGDKNQAYVIIPRSVKLAESPSFGKPILLYDIKSNGSVAYQNLAQSILRSR
- a CDS encoding ParB/RepB/Spo0J family partition protein, which gives rise to MAKKQALGRGLDAIFGDVEQAYRNNLSDHREKLVELDINLIKPNPYQPRKIFQEESIKELAESIEEHGLLQPIIVYQDEDDGYALIAGERRLRASKLAGKDSIRAIIADIDLAKLRELALIENIQRENLNPIDLAKSYQELLEDYKITHEELAQKIKKSRAQITNTLRLLSLIPEIQIALVDGRVTQGHAKVLVGLEESDQKILLSSILGQKLSVRDTEEMVQNFKNKGRERSVDIKNPKRNGLLDLRDLQREIEKMDLRTKVSQDKIIIEFKNQEEVLLLVQKLLK
- a CDS encoding F0F1 ATP synthase subunit B family protein, which produces MSTEINLRLMFLVFVVFMATLYLLNIWLFKPLMHFMERRDGVINQDAQEITDSEKEIIYIQEEIEQIIKQAKLDAKQMTEEALSEAKNVYDSKIARYKAENQAKIDGFMQKLEEEKKMLKTQLVSDKIALQEVIYTKIKNI
- a CDS encoding F0F1 ATP synthase subunit B; this translates as MRLFLLIFGAFSSVFASMDVQLADTDFLERAINFIIFVAILWFLVAKKAKAFFAARRNKIAERLLEVQEKLKQAKKNKEQALRKLEEAKEVAAEIIANAKREAYMIAQKMEEQSSVDIENMIKNTENLMEIERKKMEKEVVSEILEEVFKESKINAAEYVKILEKKVV
- a CDS encoding F0F1 ATP synthase subunit delta, whose translation is MLDSIAKRYVKAILQSWNFEQLEKLLKDLNLLQIACKTKDFQDAMHSPYLNFMQKQKMIFELVDSQDKQIHNLLSILLQNNRIEILPYIYDLIQQHIAFEKKVYHGDIYSKEELDEKIVASIQDKLARHFEVSLNLVQHRYEKDGISLKIEGLGVEISFSKERFFDDLKSYILKAI
- the atpA gene encoding F0F1 ATP synthase subunit alpha, which encodes MTKLKPEEISNIIKERIKNFDVEVDIAQTGKVISYADGVAKVYGIKDVMSYEMVEFETGDKGLASNLEEGSVGVIVLGAGKNIKEGVSVKRLGRLMKVPVGEAVVGRVINVLGEPLDGKGHIEAKEYRFVEQKAPGIMDRKSVHEPLQTGIKAIDALVPVGRGQRELIIGDRQTGKTTVAIDTIINQKGQGVTCIYVAIGQKESTVAQVVRKLEEHGAMEYTVVVNASASDSAAMQFLAPYTGVTIGEYFRDNAQHALIVYDDLTKHAVAYREMSLILRRPPGREAFPGDVFYIHSRLLERAAKVSDERGAGSLTALPIIETQAGDVSAYIPTNVISITDGQIFLETDLFFSGIRPAINVGLSVSRVGGAAQIKATKQVAGTLRLDLAQYRELQAFAQFASDLDEVSRKQLDRGQRMVEVLKQGPYSPLPIEKQVVIIYAGAKGYLDDIAVDNIVEFEKGLYGFIEEKKPEIFENIRSKKALDSEIETMLKVILEEYKNGFSN
- the atpG gene encoding ATP synthase F1 subunit gamma, which produces MGNNLKEIRKKIVSVQNTQKTTRAMKLVSTSKLKKAEEMARQSRLYAEKLNEVFDDLIAKLKARGLNSINSKYFLKSNEHNVGVIDIIVVTSDKGLCGGFNAATIKEAMRLRRYYQDKGIKVRIRGIGRKGIAYFTFNNIEVLDKAIGLSSMPDYNKSTQFIRNVLEDFLSGKTDEIIVLHNGFKNMLTQELKSRKIIPFDLNDCEEVKKDDFILIEPDDEEDKVLEELAEKYFEYNMYYALIDSLAAEHSARMQAMDAATNNAGELVKSLTVSYNKARQEAITTELVEINAGVEAMK
- the atpD gene encoding F0F1 ATP synthase subunit beta; protein product: MKGKITQVIGPVVDVDFDTYLPAINEALDINYDVDGEKKNLVLEVAAHLGDGRVRTIAMDMTEGLTRGQEVIARGKMIEVPVGEQVLGRIFNVVGEVIDGGEELKNVQTWPIHREAPNFENQSTKTEMFETGIKVVDLLAPYSKGGKVGLFGGAGVGKTVVIMELIHNVAYKHSGYSVFAGVGERTREGNDLYHEMKEGGVLDKVALCYGQMNEPPGARNRIAFTGLTMAEYFRDEKGLDVLMFIDNIFRYAQSGAEMSALLGRIPSAVGYQPTLASEMGKLQERITSTKKGSITSVQAVYVPADDLTDPAPASVFSHLDAKTVLNRKIAEKGIYPAVDPLDSSSRILDPQVVGEEHYRIATGIQQILQKYKDLQDIIAILGMDELSEEDKKVVERARKIEKFLSQPFFVAEVFTGSPGKYVTLEETLEGFKGILEGQYDHIPENAFYMVGNIQEAIEKAEKMKNA
- the atpC gene encoding ATP synthase F1 subunit epsilon, with product MALMVNVIAPYGKIFSDTVESITLPGSEGEFGVLDGHSDLLSCLKVGVIEINRKSQRSLIAINWGYAKIQAHQVDVLVDSAVLVGDTTGDIAEAITKAHKLLEGASNDRLIFSSVVSKLDSAVKGK